One Sphingomonas kaistensis genomic window, AGCTATGTCCGTGCGTTCGACGGCGAAGTCGCCATCCCCACCGCCGACTTCGACCTGAGCCAGGTCGACCGGGTAACGATGGTCGCCTGCGGCACCAGCTATTACGCCGGGATGGTCGGCAAATACTGGATCGAGCGCTTCGCCCGCGTACCGGTCGACATCGATGTCGCAAGCGAGTTTCGCTACCGCGACCCGGTGCTCGAAAAGGGCGGCCTTGCCCTCTTCATCAGCCAATCGGGCGAAACCGCCGATACGCTCGCCGCGCTTCGCCATGCGCGGGCTGAAGGGCAGAAGATCGCGGTGGTCGTGAACGTGCCGACCAGTTCGATGGCGCGCGAAGCGGATCTGCTCCTGCCGACCCGCGCCGGCCCCGAGATCGGCGTCGCCTCGACCAAGGCCTTCACCTGCCAGCTTGCCGTGCTCGCCGCGCTGGCGGTCAATCTCGCCCGCGCTCGCGGCCGGATCACGGCGGACGAGGAGCGCGAAATCGTCTCTCATCTCACCGAAGCGCCCGAGGCCATGGCGCGCGCGATCGAGCATGATGACGACATCAAGGCAATGGCGCCGCTGATCGCGCCGGCCCGCGACGTGCTCTATCTCGGCCGTGGCCCTGATTACCCGATGGCACTCGAAGGCGCGCTGAAACTGAAGGAAATCAGCTATATTCACGCGGAAGGCTATGCCGCGGGCGAGATGAAGCATGGGCCGATAGCGCTGATCGACGATGCCGTTCCGGTGATCGTGCTGGCTCCGTCGGGACCCCTCTTCGACAAGACCGTCAGCAACATGCAGGAAGTGAGCGCCCGGGGCGGCAAGATCATCCTGATCAGCGATGCCGAGGGCATTGCTGCGGCGGGCGAGGGCTGTGTGGCGACGATCGAAATGCCGTCGGTTCACGAACTGATCGCGCCGCTCGTCTATGCCGTGCCGGTGCAATTGCTCGCCTATCATGTGGCGGTGTGGAAGGGCACCGACGTCGACCAGCCCCGCAATCTCGCCAAGAGCGTGACAGTGGAATGATCGCCTAAGCGTCGAGCCAAGTGCGATAGGGGATCCAGTGGTCGCTATAGGTACCGAACGTCAGCCAGGTGAATAGCACCGCGGCGCTGTAGGCGGCGACCAGGAACGTTCCCAAACCGCGCTGCAGCAGCGTGCCCGGAATGCGCGCCAGGACGACGACCTGGATCGGCAGCAGGTAAAGCGCCACCCGGTCGACCGCTGTCGATGAAGGCGAGACGACGAGGGCGACCGTGCTGGCGATCGCTACCAACGAGAAGTTGCGCCAAAGCTTCTCCTCGCTTTCGCTGAACCCGAAGCGCTTGCGATAAATGAGGAAGATGATCCCCGGCAGCAGCGACATGGAAATGCGGATCGCCGCGCCCGACGAGCTGTAGCGGGCGCCGATGTAATTCTTGACCAATGCCTCGACGCTGTCCTGCAGCAACAATGTGTAAAGCCCGACGCCGGCGGTGGCGAGCAGGGCGATATCGACGATCCTGCGGCGGTTTCCAAGAAAGGCGACCATCGGCAGACACACCACCACGCTTTTGTGGAAAAGCG contains:
- the glmS gene encoding glutamine--fructose-6-phosphate transaminase (isomerizing), coding for MCGIVAIVGQEPVAQRLFEGLRRLEYRGYDSAGICTLVEGGFDRRRAEGKLDNLGARLADSPLPGITGIAHTRWATHGRPTEANAHPHIAGPVALVHNGIIENFKPLRAELVAGGRTLLSETDSEVVAHLVAREVEAGRSPEEAVSVVLPRLHGAFAMAFLFRDHDGLVIGARMGAPLTVGYGEGENYLGSDAIALAPWTRRIAYLEEGDWVVVRNEEVRIFDRDNQAVERQIVTSEANAETISKGNHAHFMRKEIFEQPLVVAQTLQSYVRAFDGEVAIPTADFDLSQVDRVTMVACGTSYYAGMVGKYWIERFARVPVDIDVASEFRYRDPVLEKGGLALFISQSGETADTLAALRHARAEGQKIAVVVNVPTSSMAREADLLLPTRAGPEIGVASTKAFTCQLAVLAALAVNLARARGRITADEEREIVSHLTEAPEAMARAIEHDDDIKAMAPLIAPARDVLYLGRGPDYPMALEGALKLKEISYIHAEGYAAGEMKHGPIALIDDAVPVIVLAPSGPLFDKTVSNMQEVSARGGKIILISDAEGIAAAGEGCVATIEMPSVHELIAPLVYAVPVQLLAYHVAVWKGTDVDQPRNLAKSVTVE